A genomic window from Flavobacterium hankyongi includes:
- a CDS encoding heavy metal-binding domain-containing protein encodes MENCPNCQVKMTGMFNNNFLLSKDKNNLINVFSGNPETQYCNKCGEDLYLETRLLITTEKNNLLKEIEKLIFKIPVISIQAPLNWDYEILDMITGQTTTGTGVISEFTSTFSDIFGVQSERFNKKLKNGEDLCFTQLRKKTIDIGGNAVIATDIDYSEIGGDKGMLMVCMGGTAVKLKNLEILGEERSRDITRLTEINSRFNYLSTFPLDL; translated from the coding sequence ATGGAAAACTGTCCTAATTGTCAAGTCAAAATGACAGGAATGTTCAATAACAACTTTTTGCTATCTAAAGACAAAAACAATCTAATAAATGTTTTTAGTGGCAATCCAGAAACCCAGTATTGCAATAAATGTGGAGAAGATTTATATTTAGAAACTAGGCTTTTAATTACAACCGAAAAAAATAACTTACTCAAAGAAATTGAAAAGTTGATATTTAAAATTCCTGTTATTTCCATACAAGCACCACTTAATTGGGATTACGAAATTTTAGATATGATTACAGGTCAAACTACCACTGGAACTGGTGTCATTTCTGAATTCACTTCGACATTTAGTGATATCTTTGGTGTTCAATCGGAACGTTTTAACAAAAAATTAAAGAATGGCGAAGACCTTTGTTTTACTCAATTACGAAAAAAAACAATTGATATTGGCGGAAATGCAGTAATAGCTACTGATATTGATTACTCAGAAATCGGCGGAGATAAGGGAATGTTAATGGTCTGTATGGGTGGAACGGCGGTGAAATTAAAAAACTTAGAAATTCTTGGGGAAGAACGTTCAAGGGACATTACAAGATTAACTGAAATAAATTCAAGATTTAATTATCTATCAACATTTCCACTAGATCTTTGA